The DNA window CGTCATCGACGGCAACCGGCGTCTCGCCGGGGCCAACCTTGCCGGACTCGATGATCTTCCCGTCTACGTGGACGACTCGCTTGCCTGCGATGCGGACACCATCCTGGAGACGGCCCTCACGGCGGCTGTGCAACACGAAGATCTCGAACCGCTCGATGAAGCGCGAGCCCTTCAGAGGCTTGTCGAAGTGCATGGCTCGCAGCGAGCGGTCGCCAGGTCGCTGGGCAAGTCCAGTGGATGGGTCACCCAGCGGCTTGCTTTGCTCAACCTCACCCCCGAGCTCAAGCAGGCCGTCTCCGAGAAGTCCTTGCCTCTCGACATTGCCCGCACTGTCGGCCAACTGCCCGAGCAGCAACAACAGAACGCCGCTGATGAGGTACTGAAAGAACGGGCTGCCAAGAAGCGTCTGCAACCGAAGAGGACAGCGAAGACGGCACCGGCCCTGGCGGCGGGCAGCGGCGAACCGAGCGGCGCGACCGTCGAGAACCCCCAGCCAGACCCGGTCGACGAGCTCCAGTCGATTGCCAACGAGCTTCGCGTCCGTCTCAGCCCCGAGCAGGTGGAGCAACTGATCGAACTCCTCATGGCGTAGCTAGAGAGGTGCTTACGCCGTAAGCACCCACAGGGTGTTCGAGGAGTCCGGGGGTGGGGTGCTTACGCCGTAAGCACCCCACCCCTCTCGGCTCCGCGCGTGGCATGAATGCCGGTCCCGCTGCCACGTCCTCGGGGTGCGGCGGTCGGGCTGATCCCCGAGGGTGGCGCCATGGAGATCGTCGTGACGCGCGAACTGAGCAAGACTCTTTTCCAGGGCTTCGGGCCGGACGTGCCTGCCGTCGGCATCAAGGCGGTACACGCGGCACCCGCTGACGACGGGGACCCTCATGGTCTGCCAGGCAGCCGGACGTGTTGCGGCGAGCCGACCGCGGACATGGAACTGCTGGCCTACCGTCCCGGACCGGGCGCATCGTGGCTGCCGCCCACCATGGCCCAATGGGAGTGCCCAAGCTGTGCGAACGTGCTCCGATCGGCGAAGTCCCCCTCCTCATCGGGGCTCGATGTGGGGGACGTCGGAGGGGGAGAGGTCGGTGCGGGGGCGGTGCCAGCGGACGGGGTGGCGCCAGCGGCCGGCGCTGTCGCGGGCGACGTCGACACCGACCTCCCCGACCACGTCCGGCTGTACGAGGGTGACGTCCAGGGTGTCGCGGCTGCCCCACCCAGCTGAGAACGTCCAGCCCGTCCGGGGATGTTCATCGGATGACACAGTGAGCAGGGGAGCGATGCTGCCGCTCGCGGCTGCGGTCAGGGTGGTGGTGCGGCCGACGTACTGCCGATTGCCGCTGGTGTCGTGCCGGGCGAGTAGCAAGGTGCGGGGCGTCGCGAGGGGGCCGGTGATCGCGCCGACGATGGCTTCCGTCGTCTCGCGCGGCTTGTATTTCAACCAGGCTCTGGCTCCGGGTCGATACGGCTCGGTGAGTCTTTTGTAGATCACGCCTTCCATGCCGACGGCTCCCCAGGTGAGCCATTCGTTCACGACGTCCTGGTCGGTGGTCGATGGACAGAGCGTCCAGGGGGCGGTGAGCCGGCGGGCGGAGAAGACGGATTCGAGGGCGGTCCTGCGGCGCCGGTAGGGCCAGCTGGTGATGTCGTTGCCGTTCAGGCGCAGGAGGTCGAAGGCGACGAAGTGCGCCGACCGCTCGCCTGCTGCCCATTCAGCTGTGGTCCCCCGTCGTTGCAGGCGGTGCTGGAGGCGTTCGAAGGCCAGCCGG is part of the Streptomyces sp. NBC_01571 genome and encodes:
- a CDS encoding ATP-dependent DNA ligase encodes the protein MLSTPTPRPDLPPGMAGEPKWDGYRALLSVDEGKVELRSRRGTDLRAAFPEIVSGTAQLRDGTALDGELVVWEKGRLAFERLQHRLQRRGTTAEWAAGERSAHFVAFDLLRLNGNDITSWPYRRRRTALESVFSARRLTAPWTLCPSTTDQDVVNEWLTWGAVGMEGVIYKRLTEPYRPGARAWLKYKPRETTEAIVGAITGPLATPRTLLLARHDTSGNRQYVGRTTTLTAAASGSIAPLLTVSSDEHPRTGWTFSAGWGSRDTLDVTLVQPDVVGEVGVDVARDSAGRWRHPVRWHRPRTDLSPSDVPHIEPR
- a CDS encoding ParB/RepB/Spo0J family partition protein — protein: MSKADALGGSATFDAVTQPMSSRAASFAAFAGQSGPPPAEPLEVPRESPRVSVGRLAPNPYNPRVTLAAIEEMADSLASRGIIQPLTVVSRDAFLSAHPDHAQDIAKAEYVVIDGNRRLAGANLAGLDDLPVYVDDSLACDADTILETALTAAVQHEDLEPLDEARALQRLVEVHGSQRAVARSLGKSSGWVTQRLALLNLTPELKQAVSEKSLPLDIARTVGQLPEQQQQNAADEVLKERAAKKRLQPKRTAKTAPALAAGSGEPSGATVENPQPDPVDELQSIANELRVRLSPEQVEQLIELLMA